The Niastella koreensis GR20-10 genome includes a window with the following:
- a CDS encoding MGH1-like glycoside hydrolase domain-containing protein, which translates to MNAEQQRLQDPSWKRWGSYVSDRQWGTVREDYSANGDAWNYTTHDMARSKAWRWGEEGIAGICDDKQLLCFSLALWNKRDTILKERLFGLNNQQGNHGEDVKEIYYYLDATPTHSYMKMLYKYPQQEYPYEWLVQENGRRSRQDPEFEIIDTGLFDEDKYFDVFVEYAKAGTDDILIKITIHNRGKEAASLHVLPTVWFRNTWAWGRHDYKPTLYKNGDHAIRIDHERLEVSSLYFEGAGTMLFCENETNSVRLYNNDDKQQYPKDGIGDFLIHGKKTVNPAMMGTKAAINYELTIPGGSSKCIRLRLSDQHAPNAFDDFDAIFDALFNQRIAEADAFYEELQKGISSDDEKLIFRQAIAGMLWNKQFYSYKVQQWLDGDPATPTPPADRWQGRNSDWKQLNNEDIISVPDKWEFPWYAAWDLGFHCVTLGLVDPDFAKQQLQLLTEEWYMHPSGMLPAYEWSLGDANPPIHAGAVFRIFRMDAKAKGVKDYTFLESLFHKLLINFTWWVNRKDKEGNNIFEGGFLGLDNIGVFDRSGPLPEGAHAEQADGTSWMATYALNMLHISLELATYNKAYTGMATKFFEHFLYIAGAMASMGKNNTGLWDEEDEFFYDQVRVKNSQIVKLKVKSMVGLIPLFAVEVITRETLDNNPVFAERMNWFLRHRPDLALLVSRWYEEGKQDTHLLGLLGGHRMKRLLSHMLDETAFLSDYGIRSLSKEYAKHPYTININGVPSSVPYVPGDSDSAMFGGNSNWRGPVWMPMNFLLIESLRKYHYYYSDDFKIEYPTASGNLFTLKQVGNEIACRLLSIFLRNKEGKRPVLGSHPKFQNDPHFRDYILFHEYFHGDNGRGLGASHQTGWTGLIANLIIMKNQG; encoded by the coding sequence ATGAACGCAGAACAACAACGGTTACAGGACCCCAGCTGGAAAAGATGGGGTTCGTACGTATCAGACAGACAATGGGGCACTGTTCGGGAAGATTACAGCGCCAACGGCGACGCCTGGAATTATACTACCCATGATATGGCCCGCAGCAAAGCCTGGCGCTGGGGAGAGGAAGGCATTGCCGGTATTTGCGATGATAAACAGTTGTTGTGTTTTTCCCTGGCATTATGGAATAAAAGAGATACCATCCTGAAAGAACGTTTGTTTGGGTTGAACAACCAACAGGGCAATCATGGTGAGGATGTAAAAGAGATCTACTATTACCTGGATGCCACACCCACCCATTCATACATGAAAATGTTGTACAAGTACCCGCAGCAGGAGTACCCTTACGAATGGCTGGTGCAGGAAAATGGCCGGCGCAGCCGCCAGGACCCGGAGTTCGAAATAATTGATACCGGCCTTTTCGATGAAGATAAATACTTCGATGTGTTTGTTGAATATGCCAAGGCCGGCACCGATGATATCCTTATAAAAATAACCATTCATAACCGCGGTAAGGAAGCTGCCAGTTTGCATGTATTACCTACTGTTTGGTTTCGCAATACCTGGGCCTGGGGCCGTCACGATTATAAACCCACTTTATATAAGAACGGCGATCACGCCATCCGCATCGACCACGAACGGCTGGAAGTATCCTCCCTGTATTTTGAGGGAGCCGGCACCATGTTGTTCTGCGAGAACGAAACCAATAGTGTGCGGTTATATAACAACGACGATAAACAACAATATCCCAAAGACGGGATCGGTGATTTCCTGATCCATGGTAAAAAAACGGTGAACCCCGCCATGATGGGCACCAAGGCGGCAATTAATTATGAGCTTACCATTCCCGGCGGTTCATCCAAATGCATCCGGCTGCGTTTGAGCGATCAGCATGCGCCCAATGCGTTCGACGATTTCGATGCCATCTTTGACGCCCTGTTTAACCAACGCATAGCGGAAGCCGATGCATTTTATGAAGAGCTGCAAAAAGGCATTTCTTCAGATGATGAAAAGCTTATCTTCCGGCAGGCCATAGCCGGTATGTTGTGGAATAAACAATTCTATTCGTATAAGGTGCAGCAGTGGCTCGATGGAGATCCTGCTACTCCTACACCACCGGCTGATCGCTGGCAGGGACGTAATAGCGACTGGAAGCAACTCAATAACGAAGATATTATCTCCGTGCCCGACAAATGGGAGTTTCCCTGGTATGCGGCCTGGGACCTCGGTTTTCATTGCGTTACGCTTGGCCTGGTTGACCCGGATTTTGCCAAACAGCAATTACAATTGCTCACCGAGGAATGGTACATGCATCCCTCCGGCATGTTGCCTGCTTATGAATGGTCGTTGGGTGATGCCAATCCGCCTATTCATGCGGGCGCGGTGTTCAGGATCTTCAGGATGGATGCAAAAGCAAAAGGCGTGAAGGACTATACTTTCCTGGAATCGCTTTTTCATAAACTGCTTATCAACTTCACCTGGTGGGTGAACCGGAAAGACAAGGAAGGCAACAACATCTTTGAAGGTGGTTTCCTGGGATTGGATAATATCGGCGTGTTCGACAGAAGCGGACCATTACCCGAAGGCGCACATGCCGAACAGGCCGATGGCACCAGCTGGATGGCTACCTATGCGTTGAATATGCTGCACATTTCGCTGGAACTGGCCACTTACAATAAAGCTTATACAGGAATGGCTACCAAGTTTTTTGAGCACTTCCTGTACATCGCCGGCGCCATGGCCAGCATGGGAAAGAACAATACCGGTTTATGGGATGAAGAAGATGAATTCTTTTACGACCAGGTACGCGTAAAAAACAGCCAGATCGTAAAGTTGAAAGTAAAAAGTATGGTGGGACTGATCCCGCTGTTTGCTGTAGAAGTGATCACCCGCGAAACACTGGACAATAACCCGGTATTTGCCGAACGGATGAACTGGTTCCTGCGTCACCGGCCCGACCTGGCCTTGCTGGTATCGCGCTGGTACGAAGAAGGTAAACAGGATACGCACCTGCTTGGTTTACTGGGCGGTCATCGGATGAAAAGACTGTTGAGCCATATGCTCGATGAAACTGCTTTCCTGAGTGATTATGGCATCCGCTCGTTGTCGAAAGAATATGCCAAACACCCCTATACTATAAATATAAATGGGGTGCCATCCAGCGTACCGTATGTGCCGGGTGACAGCGACAGCGCCATGTTTGGTGGCAACTCCAATTGGCGCGGACCGGTTTGGATGCCCATGAATTTCCTGTTGATCGAAAGTTTGCGTAAATATCATTACTACTACAGCGATGATTTTAAAATAGAATATCCAACCGCATCCGGCAATTTGTTTACATTAAAGCAGGTAGGCAATGAGATCGCATGCCGGTTGTTAAGCATCTTCCTGCGGAATAAAGAAGGCAAACGGCCCGTATTGGGTTCGCATCCCAAATTTCAGAACGATCCGCATTTCAGGGATTACATCTTATTCCATGAATATTTTCATGGCGATAACGGCCGCGGCCTTGGCGCCTCGCACCAAACCGGCTGGACAGGCCTTATTGCAAACCTGATTATTATGAAAAATCAGGGGTAG
- a CDS encoding TonB-dependent receptor, whose translation MRKSLFKKWLIACILSTCMVFAVQGQRIAPNPQPLKDVIAALEKKFRVSILYREQLVQNRKVTPDTAGCNNPDKALSTLLTPLGLTYKKVSPTQIIISEVPIPTDKKENMPAEKLRLLHGSVRNEKNEPVPGVSVIAIGADKGTVTDAQGNYSILLEEGLQKVYFSSVGYSSYIASVKIEHLETFKNIILNSTITDLSGVVVAVGSRASQRTFTNTSLPVDNINGADLISTGQLTLDKALQYRAPSFNTVNMPVHDATSLSDPYEIRNMGPCRTLILINGKRKNPGSLVYIQTSPGRGETETDLSAIPVEAIKRVEILRDGASAQYGSDAIAGVMNIILKDRFEYTSFKANTGITSKGDGFSIGNSINSGVNIGKKGFANYTISFQKESRTNRPGKVDAEQDNIDLGDGTAAGLEKVKAYLAQFPDARNVNGTPAITAARFLVNTGIPVNDNATFYANAAYVYKNIQSYANYRTAYWKQDPYYLLHDTAETYLGFGPTFAGDLNDYNATLGFKQEKASWTTDVSATIGGNKQLYSVDNTWNPALGAQSPTTFRPGGYGFHHIVGNIDLTHTINEHLVIAFGTEFRNETFTIIAGDRASSVGAGPVSFSGIANINANTANRFNMGGYLDVSYDVSKSMLLNATARQEYYNDFGGAFVWKVSGRKKLLGDKLSVRSSLSTGFRAPGLQQVNLQIVQQIFTPGMGVQTKGVVSNKSMQAQVLGVPALKPERSQNFTAGIGLRPARNFSITLDYYNINIKDRIILSSDISHTADNNTELDTVLTANGIIGVSFFTNGISTNTQGLDLVATWKNIRVFDAGHLTINLAGNYTLANKLLGVVANPKLIEEAGQQVFDYMQEALLLTSRPKFKTILGSDLSLGKLSVNVNNTLFGPATFRSAGLDRNIKMVFKTKLVTDANLGYQCTRWLGVSFAVNNIFNVLPEYVLKPLNSYGQQILNDPVAFKRNINAVTFNGRYHIATYDGSHFSQSGTTFLLTINCKL comes from the coding sequence ATGAGAAAAAGCCTTTTTAAAAAATGGCTTATTGCATGTATTTTATCCACGTGCATGGTATTTGCCGTGCAAGGGCAGCGAATTGCCCCTAACCCTCAACCCTTAAAAGACGTAATTGCCGCGTTAGAAAAGAAATTCCGCGTAAGCATTTTGTACCGGGAGCAACTGGTGCAAAACCGGAAAGTGACCCCCGATACTGCTGGTTGTAACAATCCCGATAAAGCCCTGAGCACACTGCTGACCCCATTGGGACTTACCTATAAAAAAGTATCGCCCACCCAGATCATCATTTCAGAAGTTCCTATCCCAACAGATAAGAAAGAAAACATGCCGGCTGAAAAGCTGCGATTATTGCATGGCTCTGTTCGCAATGAAAAAAACGAACCGGTGCCGGGCGTTTCCGTTATTGCAATTGGTGCAGATAAAGGAACCGTGACCGATGCGCAGGGGAACTATTCGATCCTGTTGGAAGAAGGTCTTCAGAAGGTGTATTTCAGCAGCGTTGGGTATAGCAGTTATATTGCATCTGTTAAAATCGAGCACCTTGAAACTTTCAAAAATATAATACTGAACAGTACCATTACCGATCTCAGTGGGGTAGTGGTGGCGGTGGGCAGTCGTGCCAGCCAGCGCACGTTTACCAATACCTCGCTGCCGGTAGATAATATCAATGGCGCCGATCTCATCAGTACCGGTCAGTTAACGCTTGATAAAGCATTGCAATACCGCGCGCCTTCTTTCAATACCGTGAATATGCCCGTGCATGATGCCACTTCGCTGTCTGATCCCTACGAGATCAGGAATATGGGCCCATGCCGTACCTTGATCTTAATAAACGGAAAAAGAAAGAACCCCGGATCGTTGGTGTACATACAAACATCTCCCGGGCGTGGTGAAACGGAAACGGATCTCTCGGCCATCCCGGTGGAAGCCATAAAACGGGTGGAGATCCTGCGCGATGGCGCATCGGCTCAATATGGGTCAGATGCCATTGCCGGTGTAATGAACATTATTTTGAAAGACCGTTTTGAATATACCAGTTTCAAAGCAAACACCGGCATTACCAGTAAAGGCGATGGGTTTTCCATTGGTAACAGCATTAACAGCGGCGTAAACATCGGTAAGAAAGGTTTTGCCAACTATACCATCAGCTTTCAAAAAGAAAGCCGCACCAACCGGCCGGGTAAAGTAGATGCTGAACAGGATAACATCGATCTGGGTGATGGCACCGCTGCGGGGTTAGAGAAAGTAAAAGCTTACCTGGCGCAGTTTCCGGATGCCCGCAATGTGAATGGCACGCCGGCCATTACGGCCGCCCGCTTCCTGGTGAATACAGGCATACCGGTAAATGATAACGCTACCTTTTATGCGAATGCGGCCTATGTGTACAAGAACATTCAGAGTTATGCCAATTATCGTACTGCATACTGGAAACAGGATCCTTACTATTTATTGCACGATACGGCCGAAACTTACCTGGGATTTGGTCCAACCTTTGCCGGCGACCTGAACGACTATAACGCTACCCTCGGTTTTAAACAGGAGAAAGCAAGCTGGACAACCGATGTAAGCGCTACCATTGGCGGCAACAAACAATTATATTCAGTTGACAATACCTGGAACCCCGCGCTGGGGGCGCAAAGCCCCACCACCTTCAGGCCTGGTGGCTATGGTTTTCATCACATCGTGGGAAATATCGATCTTACCCATACCATCAATGAACACCTGGTTATTGCATTCGGAACCGAATTCCGGAATGAGACTTTTACCATTATTGCCGGCGACAGGGCATCCAGCGTGGGCGCGGGGCCTGTTTCGTTTTCGGGTATTGCTAACATTAACGCCAACACGGCTAACCGGTTCAATATGGGCGGTTACCTGGATGTGAGTTACGATGTTTCGAAATCCATGCTGTTGAATGCCACCGCCCGGCAGGAATATTACAATGATTTTGGCGGCGCATTTGTATGGAAGGTCAGCGGCAGAAAAAAATTACTGGGCGATAAATTATCCGTTCGGTCCTCCTTATCAACCGGCTTTCGCGCCCCTGGTTTGCAACAGGTAAACCTGCAGATCGTACAACAGATCTTTACCCCCGGGATGGGCGTGCAAACAAAAGGGGTGGTGAGTAACAAAAGTATGCAGGCCCAGGTATTGGGCGTACCGGCACTGAAACCGGAGCGTTCGCAGAATTTTACCGCCGGTATCGGGCTACGCCCGGCGCGAAATTTCAGTATTACCCTCGATTATTATAATATCAATATAAAAGACCGGATCATTTTAAGTTCGGATATTTCACATACTGCCGATAACAATACCGAACTCGATACGGTCTTAACCGCCAATGGCATCATTGGCGTTAGTTTTTTTACCAATGGCATCAGCACCAATACGCAGGGGCTCGACCTGGTGGCTACCTGGAAAAATATCCGCGTATTCGATGCCGGCCACTTAACCATTAACCTCGCCGGTAATTATACCCTGGCCAATAAGTTGCTGGGTGTGGTAGCCAATCCCAAGTTAATTGAAGAAGCAGGACAACAGGTTTTTGATTATATGCAGGAAGCCTTGTTGTTAACAAGCCGGCCAAAATTCAAAACCATTCTGGGCAGTGATCTTTCGCTGGGTAAATTGAGTGTTAATGTCAACAATACCTTGTTTGGCCCGGCTACCTTTCGCAGTGCGGGGCTGGACAGGAATATAAAAATGGTTTTTAAAACCAAACTGGTAACCGATGCAAACCTGGGTTATCAATGCACCCGCTGGCTGGGCGTATCCTTCGCCGTAAATAATATCTTCAATGTATTGCCGGAATATGTGTTGAAACCATTGAACAGTTACGGACAACAAATTCTGAACGATCCCGTTGCCTTTAAACGGAATATAAATGCCGTAACCTTTAACGGCCGCTACCACATTGCCACGTACGATGGCTCCCACTTTAGTCAGTCCGGAACAACCTTTTTGCTTACTATTAATTGTAAGTTGTAA
- a CDS encoding FecR family protein: MDKYSQYKIDDFLKDESFINWVLDPEGENNQAWTKWMNAGSAKKEAAQKAIDIIRTLEFKKETVADEFYSNLKQRIDNTVANEQAIPLQPKQQGRWWLKAAAVIAALLIGTLVLYYVRKPAYTYISTPYAATKTVWLPDSSEVVLNANSSIRFNSNRTGGNREVWITGEAFFKVRHLENAGGAQPFTVYAGNAVIEVLGTEFNVKTINNTTGVLLQKGKVRFSVPAGNAATIMHPNEYCEYSAAQGKITARAANPMLFTAWLEKKYRFEKATVQDVCETLKEYFGFNFIIKRPELATQVVSGTLELQNEQVMLQVLGELLHTTVTREGNQVIIE, from the coding sequence ATGGATAAATACTCTCAATACAAAATAGATGATTTCCTTAAAGACGAATCATTTATCAATTGGGTGTTGGATCCCGAAGGGGAAAACAACCAGGCCTGGACGAAATGGATGAATGCCGGTTCTGCAAAAAAGGAAGCAGCGCAAAAAGCTATTGATATAATCCGTACCCTTGAATTTAAAAAGGAAACGGTAGCTGATGAATTTTACAGCAACCTGAAACAACGGATCGACAATACGGTTGCAAATGAACAGGCAATTCCATTGCAACCAAAGCAACAAGGGCGCTGGTGGCTGAAAGCAGCGGCAGTAATAGCTGCACTGCTGATTGGTACCCTGGTATTGTATTATGTAAGGAAACCTGCGTATACATATATTTCAACACCATATGCAGCTACTAAAACGGTATGGTTGCCTGATAGTTCAGAAGTGGTGCTGAATGCCAATTCCTCTATCCGGTTCAACAGCAACCGCACAGGCGGCAACCGGGAGGTGTGGATAACGGGCGAAGCCTTTTTTAAAGTGCGCCATCTTGAAAATGCCGGCGGGGCGCAACCCTTTACTGTTTATGCCGGCAACGCAGTGATAGAAGTGCTGGGAACCGAGTTCAACGTAAAGACCATTAACAATACAACCGGTGTATTGCTGCAAAAAGGAAAAGTGCGGTTTAGTGTTCCGGCCGGTAATGCCGCTACCATTATGCATCCTAACGAGTATTGTGAGTATTCGGCAGCGCAGGGAAAAATAACCGCCCGTGCCGCGAATCCAATGCTTTTCACAGCCTGGCTGGAAAAGAAATACCGGTTCGAAAAGGCGACAGTACAGGATGTATGTGAAACTTTGAAGGAATATTTTGGGTTCAATTTCATTATAAAAAGACCTGAACTGGCTACACAGGTAGTTTCAGGTACCCTGGAATTACAAAATGAACAGGTGATGTTGCAGGTGTTGGGTGAATTATTGCACACAACCGTTACGAGGGAAGGAAACCAGGTTATTATTGAATAA